aATGTTATGGGCCTcattaaagaaaaggaagaaactgCTTTCATAGTCAGAGAGTAACCATGCATATCTTGCAAGTAATAAGTGACATAACCACAAAACcaactcaattttgaaaccgaataaataaaaatatacagaaaaatattaaataaacaaattaattaaaacATGCATCAATGAATTTCACTAAATTTCCTTTGAATTCCAATAAACTCAAGTGAAAGCCACCACCATTGTTCAGATACCCTCTCAAGTCTCAATTCCAAGCAAAGCAAACcccaaatttaaataaatatgaaTCAAATTCAAGAAAACAAACAGATACATAGTTCAAAACCCACACATGCAAATaagaaagcaccaaaattgtcatgaaagaaagaaatttttatCTTTGTTTCACTAAATGAACATGTACCAGTCCAAAACTAGCCTCAGCCTTGCTATACATCTCCCAAAGTTGCTGGTACGTGATGGGAAACACACAGAATCTCTGGGTTTACTATACTAATAAAATGggctcttcctcctccttgtcatctctctctctgattcatTTCTGAGAGAACCCATGTCCACTGGGTTTGTGGGTTTCAATGTTGTTGGGTAGAGACTACTactagagagagatagataaaCCCTACAAAGATCATTTTTGAACTGCTTCAACTGAAATGTCGGTTCTATGGGGTTCAACTAGAATCATAGAGTGATAGAGTAACGGCAAAGTGAAGAAAACGAAAGACTAGAAGCAGAAACAACTTACTGCTGGACCATGAATGCCAAATAAGCTAATTGATGCCTCGCTTATCTGTTGTGCTTTTGATGAAGAAGTTGCCAATTGCCAAACCAGATATCTTTAGTGgttttgatgaagaagatgccTACCCATATATTAGCTATAAGCCTCTTATGGCATCTAGAAAAATACCAGAAACCCCTCGTCCTTTCACCTTGACGGCACAACAATTACAGTTACCGTTCAATTCACGATCAACAAAAAGTAATCAATTCCTGAGGATGTTAACTGACCACGTCAGTGGGGCCCCTTTGGTCTACAAATGTTTTGGTTCATTCCAGCCTACTCCCTCAAAACAAAGGCCTAATCTGGAAGTAAATAATGATATATTCTATAGAATGTAAATTGTGGATACATGTCAAAGAATATCAAATACTTCTctataaaatttatttatacagcaacaatatatttaccTCAAGAATGATAATAACTTAAAACAGTGTATAAGGTCTGCAGCAAGGTGAATATGAGCAAAATCAACGCAGCAAAAGCCGAAATAAACGACCATGGAGTGTCAAAGTAAGTGTACTTGAAGCTTGCCCATTGAACATGCCTACTATTGCTGTAATACTGATGAACATCATTGAACAATTTCGACAGATAACATCTTTCATCATCAAAAGCCACATCCTTACCCAAATTGTTAATAAAATGAGCAACCTCCTCATCGTTTCCGAAGCAATTCTCGATTATGTTTCTGTCAGCCAAATACTCGACATCCTTGTAAGTATTCACTAGGTAATCCAGCAACGTTGCGTAAGCGGTGATGTGTTTGGAGCATGACTTGTGGCATTGCTCATAGGCTACACAGTTCAACAAGAACGAGCTCATGAAATCGTCTATGATGATTGGGGGCATTTCGATAACTCCACGCTTGAACTTGATCGCCAAGAAGCTTTCGTATTCTTTAGGAGGATTGAGCTTGATTCCAGCGCGACGAAGCTTTGAAATACAATGTATAATGTGGGTTGGGGTACTATTCTTGTGTCCTGGTTCAACATGGTCGGCTGGTATCACACTTGACCGGAGTAAGTCAAGCAAATGCTTACCTAAAATCAACACACATTATACGAAAAAACATGAGTAAAATGTAGTAAAACAAAATATCAAAAAAAATATTGCATCTAAAATCAGTTAAAAACGGAAAGTTCATCACATATTATCGAAATTTCAAACCATGCCTGTAAGATTATGCAGCTTTGCAATGACTTCTTTCGGCCTGTCCATATGGTTGTTGAAGAAGTTTAAAGCAAGCAAGGACAAAGACTTCACAGAGTCTTGACGATCTTCCGACTTGGTTATCAGATCATACAAATGCTCAAGTATAAAGTAGGGGATTTGGTTCTCAAGACGAAGAAAATCTCTAACCATAAACGGAATTACCCAGAACATATTGATGAGTGGATCATCGCGCTCAAACCGAACCACACGGTCAAATTTTCGAAACAACTCGATTAAGAAGCAACCATCAACAACCATCATTTCGATGAACTCATCACTACTGAGGTGGATTGTTTCAGAGTAACACTCTCTGACTCTATCTTCCATTGGCTCTATGGACTTCAAGTAGTGCTGGAGAGTCAACCCTTTGGGCTCTGTTCTTGAAAGCAGAGAGCCCAGGTAACGCCACTTGTGCTCCTCGATCATTCTGAGGTGGGGCTGGCCGCTGTGGAAGGGACCGATGGAGACGATGTGGGGCTGGTACGACTTGCCGTTAATCTCGAGGAGACTCTGCGGGACTCGGAAGATGCAGCAGGAGTCTTTGCCGGCAGCATTG
Above is a genomic segment from Rosa chinensis cultivar Old Blush chromosome 3, RchiOBHm-V2, whole genome shotgun sequence containing:
- the LOC112195119 gene encoding UPF0481 protein At3g47200 — protein: MHTNPVQEEHNHVTPISEMNNDRLASMYKKIADPPRLLSNAAGKDSCCIFRVPQSLLEINGKSYQPHIVSIGPFHSGQPHLRMIEEHKWRYLGSLLSRTEPKGLTLQHYLKSIEPMEDRVRECYSETIHLSSDEFIEMMVVDGCFLIELFRKFDRVVRFERDDPLINMFWVIPFMVRDFLRLENQIPYFILEHLYDLITKSEDRQDSVKSLSLLALNFFNNHMDRPKEVIAKLHNLTGKHLLDLLRSSVIPADHVEPGHKNSTPTHIIHCISKLRRAGIKLNPPKEYESFLAIKFKRGVIEMPPIIIDDFMSSFLLNCVAYEQCHKSCSKHITAYATLLDYLVNTYKDVEYLADRNIIENCFGNDEEVAHFINNLGKDVAFDDERCYLSKLFNDVHQYYSNSRHVQWASFKYTYFDTPWSFISAFAALILLIFTLLQTLYTVLSYYHS